GGGCGTCCCCATCAAGCCGTAAGACGAAGTCGATTTCCCCGTCCCGGTCGGGGCGATGTACAAAATTCCCTTTTTGTTCCGCTCCACGCAAGCCCCGTGAATGGAATGAATACCGAATTCTTCAGCCAAAACGCGGCCGACCGCCCCCAAAACCCAGCTTTTCAACTGTCCGTAGTAGGAGGTGTTAAAGAAAACGATGGTGTTGTTCTTCCGGCTGTAATACGCCGCCTCCTCTTCATTCGCCACGCCGCCAAAGGCGTAAACGAAAATCTTTGGCTCCGCGGGGGGCTTTTGTCCAGTCAGGTTTTGCCATTCAGAAACGGAGTACCAGTTGTCCAGCCAGTAATCGAAGAGGTGCTGCGAGTTGGTAATCGCCCGCACCCGGATGCCGTGAATAATGACGTCGTGCTGTAGGGGATTTTGCGGGTTGGCTCGATGAATGGCGGCGTTGGCCGAGGCCAAAAGTTTTTCCAACTTCCCCGGCGTTTTGTCCACCACCTTGTCGTGGATTTTGGTCCGCCCCTTGGTGCGGGTGATGGTGTTGAAAGCCCCGATGGGCGTCCCCGCCCACTCCACCGCTCCACTGGAAGGGGGCGGGTTAAAAGTATATTTGACTTCTTCTTTTGGCTTGACCGCCCCGCTGACTTTCACGCCAATCTCCGTCTGCAATTCCGGCATATCTCCTCCATGGTCACAATTCCGAAAAACAAAACATAAACTTACCCAATGAAGATTAAATTGGCAAGCCCGCTTCCGTTATTCCTGTCCCCCTGTGTTTAAAGGGGACGACCTGCAGTCCCGCCAAGCGGGACGAAGGTCAGGAGGTAATTTAATAATTAAAAACCTGATCCAGTTTCCCCTGTTTCCGGGCGATGTATTCGATTCCCCGGTTTATAATCACCGAAAGCAGAACCGAAAGCGCGGTCGTCAAGGCCAGAATCAAAAGAAGTTTCTCATCCGACCAGCCCGCAAAAACTTGGGAAACCGGCGCATCCATCATCCCCCGGCGCAATCCTTCCAGCCAGTAGGTGATGGGGAAGGCAAGCGCCACCGGCTCCAGCCAATTGGGCAAGACTTCGATCGGGAAAACCGCTCCGGAGACGAGATAGAAAATTCCCGCCGTCCCCTCGGTCATAAAAAAGCCGTGCCGCGCGGTCAAAAGCGTCAAAGAAGCAAGCGCAATCCCCAGGGCAATCGTGGCGATGATGCCAAGCGGAAAACTAAAAATCACAAGCGGCCAGTGCCCGAAAGTTAATTTGAGGTCGAAAATCCATATCCCCATAACAACCGTCACCAAAACCGCCAGCGTGGTGATAGCGAGCTTTGGAATGCAGCGCCCCAGCATATAGAAATAGGTGACGATGGGGGCCAGATAGATGTATTTTAGCATTTCATACCGCTCCCGGTCCTCGTGGATGACGATACCGACACCAGCCAGAACGTTGGCCGTGTACATAAAGAAGGCATTGCCCAAATAGATGTAGGCAAAGAGCGCCGTCGAGGTCTGTCCGCCGGCGACGACCTTGTACATCAAAACCAGAATCAGCGTGGAAAAAATCGGCCTTGTGATGGCGTAGGCGATGAAGGTGAACGGCTCGGCCCAGTTCGCCTCAATCTGCCATCCCAGCCATCCGGCCGTTTTTATCGTGCGCCAAAGTCCCATATTATTTTATCTCCGTTTTTCGTAGGGGCGAACGGCGTTCGCCCGTAGGGGCACGGCGCGCCGTGCCCCTACTGCCACCGCAGGGTCAGCCGTCCCTCTTTTTTCCCCAAATTCTCCATTTTTAGAAGTGCTTTATTCGCCAGCCAAAGGAAAAGAACGGACAAAACCGTTAGAATCAAAATCTCCCACCCAATCGGCAGAAAGGCGTGCGCCCGCCCGGCTTCAAAAAACAACTGCCGCATCGCGTCGATGCCCAAAGTCAACGGGATGAGTGAGGCCATCATTCCAAGGGAAAAACCGAACGATTTTATCGGGGAATAAAATCCCGAGAAAACGTAAATCGGCTCCTGCAATAAAGTCGAAATCTGCCAGGCGTCCCGCCCGAACATCAAAAAAACGGAGGACGCCAGCATCCCCAGTCCGTAGAGCGCCACCATGCAGAGCAGAAACACCAAAACCAAAAGCGGCCAGGAAGTGGGGATCATCGTCACGTCGAAAAGATAGATGCCGCCGACGAGAATCACCGCTGCGCGGGTGGTGGACATAAAAAGCCCTCCGAGCGCCATTCCCAAAAGAATCGACATCCGGGAAATCGGCGCAATGAGATACAATTCCAAATTCCCGGTTTCCTTTTCCCAGTAAAATTGCGAAGCCATCGACCAAAGCACGTTCAGCCAGTAGGCGGTCATAATCCCGCCTAAGATGACGAACCCGGTGAACTCTTTCGGCGCGCCGAGCGCCCGGTAAACGAAAACGTAGGTCGCCACGGCCAAAAGCGGCATCATGATTTCAAAAAGAATCCAAGACGGCTCCCTTTGCGCGCCAACGATGCGCACGTAGGCCCTGCCCCAAATCGCCCGCAGGTTGGTTTTAAGCTCCGTTTTCACCCAAACCTCTTCCAACCAACGCCACGAAGACGTCTTCCAGCGACGGCTCCCGCTTAGACAACGACCGAATCTTGGAGCCGGAGGACTCTACCAATTTGGTCACCTTGGAAATCCCCGCTTCGTCTTTCAAGATGATTTTCAAAACCGTTTTCTCCTCGGCGTGCTTGTGCTCAAAGGCAAAGTTCACCACCTCCGGAATTTGCGAAAATTTCTCCAGATGGTCGGTCAATAAATCGACGTCCAGTTGGTAGATGGCGTCCTGCTGCAATTTGCGCTTCAAGGCCGCCGGCGTGTCGCATTCCAAAACCTGTCCCCGGTCGATAATCGCCACCCGGTCGCAAAGCTCGTCCGCCTCCGCCATATAGTGCGTGGTCAAAAGCAGCGTCCGGTCGGTTTTTTCCTTCATCCATTCCTTGATGAATGCCCGCACCTCCCGCGCAATCTGCACGTCCAAGCCCAAAGTCGGCTCGTCCAGGAATAGAATTTTCGGGTCCGGCACAAACCCCCGGATGATGTTCATCTTCTGCCGCATCCCGGTGGAAAGTTTGCCGACTTTGGAACGGGCAAATTCGGTCAGTCCGAATTTTTTCAGCATAAAGTCAATCCGCTCCAAGGCGATTTTGGACGGCACGCCGTAGAACTGGGAAAACATCCACAGATTTTCCCGCACGTTCAAAATCCCGTAGCCGGAATGTTCCCCGCCGGAGACCATATTGATCCGCTTGCGCACCTCTTCCGGGTGGGCGGCCACGTCGATGCCGTCCACAAACGCCTTGCCGGAGGAGGGCAGAAGCAGGGTGGAGAGAATTTTGATAAGCGTGGTCTTCCCCGCGCCGTTCGGGCCCAAAAGGCCGAATAGTTCCCCCGGGCGGATTTGTATATCCACCCCGGCCAAAGCCACCGTTTCGGCTTCCTTTTTGGTCTTGAAGACCCGCTTTAGATTTTCTGTTTTAACCGCCAAGTTCATTTTCCCTTCTAAAAGTTTGAATCATACGCATTCCCCCTCTCCGTATCGGAGAGGGGGTTAGGGGGTGAGGTTCCCCCATAAAAACAAAAAAGCCGCATCCCCGACGTGGGGCGCGGCCCAAAAGTCGAGTTTTCCCGTCAGTTATTTTCCGTCAAAATTTTCACGTTGCAAAGATACACTTAAACGTGCCGCTGTCAAGCTGAACTCTATTCTTTTTTAAAAAGCCATAGTAAATTTTGTTTGAATAAGGCCGAAGTCATTTAATGAGGAACACTTATGAAGAGGCAAATAGTAGTACCGCTGTTCATCGGCTTCTTGTTGGGGATAATTGCCCCTATTCTCTTGTCAAAGTCGTACCATAAGCTACGTCCCTACGTTAGCGATGAATGGCTTAAGGCCAGATGTTATGAGTTTTCAACTCTTGGCCCAGAGCAAGTTAAATGGAAAAAAGTTGGAGAAAAGATGTGGTATTTCGAGAAAGAATATTTTGGAGCAAGATTTTTCCATTTGGATGACTCCTTATTTTTTCTCATCCTATCACCTGATGGTGATGGTGATGCAGCCTATTTATATACTTCTCAAAGAAAGGTGTTTGGAACGCCAGATGACGCTATGTCGCATGGTCTCTCTTGGTCACAAGTAAAACAAATTGATCCAAAAGATGAATGGTTTCTAAAAACAATTAGAGCAGCTTTCTCCAATGAGAAATTCTGGGTGGGAATAAACTAAAAGAATCCACAACCGATCTCGAGCATCCGCCTACTCCACCACCCCCGACAGCCAATGCATAATATTCAACGCCAACTGCTTGTTGTCATTTCCCGAATAGTTCATCCCCACCGGTTTGCCGTTTTTGGTTATTTGAGCGGATAACATTGCCGCTTCACCGAGAATAACCACTCTCCCCTTTCCAAATTGCATGGCCACTCCTTGTGCCCGCCCGGCGGCGGAGGCGGGATTTCCGTAGGTTACGATGGTCTTCGTGTCGCCGCCCGATTTTTCAATTTTGGCGGAGGGCGCAAAATCAAGCGCCCGGTCAGAAAGTTTCAAAAAAGCGGCAGCGCTGTCGGCCGCCAAAAGCGAAGTGCCTGTGAAAGTCATCACCCGGTTTATCCGCTCGGTAGTATCGCGGCCCAAAGTGATGGAATGCCCTGCCAAGGAGCCATCCATTTGTGAAAAGACGATTTGACTGACGTCGCCGGATTCTTTGTCGTACAGGGCAGAATCTTCCGTATATCCCTTGCTCATCTGGACGCCAAAACGGTCGGCCAAACTTTGCGCCGTGGAACCGAAGGGGTAATGGTCAACGATTAACAAAAGCGAACCCCCTTCGCGCACCCAATTTTCAACGGCCTTGCATTCCTCCGGGCTAAAGGCCGGATGGTCGGTATGCTCGTCTTCCGAAAGCGCGCCGACGATGATGAGGACAGAATACCCTTTCAGCGCCTCGCCAGAAAATTTCTCCTTCCCGGCAGTAACTTGATACCCGTCGT
This DNA window, taken from Verrucomicrobiia bacterium, encodes the following:
- a CDS encoding ABC transporter ATP-binding protein; protein product: MNLAVKTENLKRVFKTKKEAETVALAGVDIQIRPGELFGLLGPNGAGKTTLIKILSTLLLPSSGKAFVDGIDVAAHPEEVRKRINMVSGGEHSGYGILNVRENLWMFSQFYGVPSKIALERIDFMLKKFGLTEFARSKVGKLSTGMRQKMNIIRGFVPDPKILFLDEPTLGLDVQIAREVRAFIKEWMKEKTDRTLLLTTHYMAEADELCDRVAIIDRGQVLECDTPAALKRKLQQDAIYQLDVDLLTDHLEKFSQIPEVVNFAFEHKHAEEKTVLKIILKDEAGISKVTKLVESSGSKIRSLSKREPSLEDVFVALVGRGLGENGA
- a CDS encoding ABC transporter permease codes for the protein MGLWRTIKTAGWLGWQIEANWAEPFTFIAYAITRPIFSTLILVLMYKVVAGGQTSTALFAYIYLGNAFFMYTANVLAGVGIVIHEDRERYEMLKYIYLAPIVTYFYMLGRCIPKLAITTLAVLVTVVMGIWIFDLKLTFGHWPLVIFSFPLGIIATIALGIALASLTLLTARHGFFMTEGTAGIFYLVSGAVFPIEVLPNWLEPVALAFPITYWLEGLRRGMMDAPVSQVFAGWSDEKLLLILALTTALSVLLSVIINRGIEYIARKQGKLDQVFNY
- a CDS encoding ABC transporter permease, translating into MKTELKTNLRAIWGRAYVRIVGAQREPSWILFEIMMPLLAVATYVFVYRALGAPKEFTGFVILGGIMTAYWLNVLWSMASQFYWEKETGNLELYLIAPISRMSILLGMALGGLFMSTTRAAVILVGGIYLFDVTMIPTSWPLLVLVFLLCMVALYGLGMLASSVFLMFGRDAWQISTLLQEPIYVFSGFYSPIKSFGFSLGMMASLIPLTLGIDAMRQLFFEAGRAHAFLPIGWEILILTVLSVLFLWLANKALLKMENLGKKEGRLTLRWQ